In one Brassica oleracea var. oleracea cultivar TO1000 chromosome C9, BOL, whole genome shotgun sequence genomic region, the following are encoded:
- the LOC106318252 gene encoding C2 and GRAM domain-containing protein At5g50170: MRLYVYVLQAKDLPVQETSVVLHVGKHKSKTRVSRGTSNPIWHEEFVFRVGAVDEGDDVVVSVLHHDQDHHHQSDVSTGLIGKVRIPLCSVAGEENQTLLPTWFVIEKPSDGKFVNIECGKILLSMSLQGKSESTSDEKVLPYKQDVTLEAVKEVQGSAKEGKRRKHHDGKHIMKNLVNQIDKLFHKKEEISKRLNDEPAGDSVTSNYEDATDKSCSSAATTCTSFEEGLDLMQSSDGEIEEMPENLVGGILVDQKYLVSPSDLNKFLFSPNSQFRKELAELQSLTDVQEGPWTMIQEDITPRLTRLVTYMRPATKLVKAGKATESQVYRKASGNQFAVFVSVSTPDVPYGNTFKVELLYKIEPVTEPNAVGESSRLIISWGIQFSQSTIMKGMIEGGARQGLKESFEQFSDLLAKNYKTLDPAVVLDKEQVIATVQSEQKTDLKSAFLYFWSSSVVCAVLLSVYVVVHMLHCEPSKIQGVEFYGLDLPDSFGELFSSGTLVLLLERVYMMTVHFIQARLHRGRDQGGKANGKGWILTIALIKGTNLASVEATELFDPYVVFTCNGKTRTSSVKLQAQDPQYIEVIEFDAMEEPPSVLDVEVFDFDGPFDQGVSLGHAEINFLKLTADELADLCVPLVGHHAQASQSKLQLRIFLENKNGVETMKDYLSKVEKEVGKKLNIRSPQKNSAFQKLFGLPHEEFLLKEYTCYLKRKLPVQGKLFLSARIVAFYSNIFGHKTKFYFLWEDMDDIQVLPPTLASLGSPLLLIILKKNRGLDAKHGAKSQDEEGRLWFYFQSFVSFDATSRTIMALWKTRTLSVDQRAHIAEEESDVSDPFFLPGDVAVVSDADPLQMSKVYACDLPGDVELVMKIFGGGEMERKIMEKSGCLNYASTTWESKKPGIYERRVSYKYNHTVSVFGGGVTCSQQKSTAPNDEGWILNDIVALHDVPFGDNFRVHLRYEVKKAGVDCKTSKCEVYLRIRWLKPIKFEQRISKSIMEKFRNRLKVIFDLFQKESVANSSLTLL; the protein is encoded by the exons ATGAGGCTTTACGTGTACGTCCTACAAGCGAAGGATTTGCCTGTTCAAGAGACGTCCGTCGTGCTTCACGTTGGGAAACACAAGTCCAAGACGAGAGTTTCCAGAGGTACTTCCAATCCGATCTGGCATGAGGAATTCGTTTTCAGAGTTGGCGCTGTTGATGAAGGTGACGATGTTGTTGTATCTGTTCTTCATCATGACCAAGATCATCATCATCAGTCTGATGTCTCCACGGGTTTGATTGGTAAAGTTCGGATTCCGCTTTGTTCCGTCGCCGGTGAAGAGAATCAGACGCTGTTGCCGACGTGGTTCGTCATTGAAAAGCCCAGTGATGGCAAGTTCGTTAACATCGAATGTG GGAAAATCCTTCTCAGTATGTCTTTGCAAGGGAAGTCTGAAAGTACCTCTGATGAAAAAGTTCTCCCTTATAAGCAGGATGTGACCTTGGAGGCTGTTAAAGAAGTCCAAGGATCTGCTAAAGAAGGGAAACGGCGTAAACACCATGATGGGAAGCACATTATGAAGAATCTCGTCAACCAGATTGACAAGCTTTTTCATAAGAAAGAGGAAATCTCTAAGAGACTCAACGATGAGCCAGCAGGAGATAGTGTAACCTCAAATTATGAGGACGCCACAGACAAATCTTGCTCCTCTGCTGCTACTACTTGTACTAGCTTTGAAGAAGGCCTTGATCTGATGCAGTCTAGCGACGGAGAAATAGAAGAAATGCCTGAGAATCTTGTTGGGGGAATTCTTGTCGATCAGAAATATTTAGTCTCACCTTCTGATCTTAACAAATTTCTCTTCTCGCCCAATTCCCAGTTTAGGAAAGAGTTGGCTGAACTTCAAAGTTTAACCGATGTACAGGAAGGGCCTTGGACAATGATTCAGGAAGATATTACTCCTCGTCTAACACGGCTTGTCACATACATGAGACCTGCAACAAAGTTGGTCAAAGCAGGAAAAGCTACAGAGAGTCAAGTTTACCGGAAAGCGAGTGGGAATCAGTTTGCTGTTTTTGTAAGTGTAAGTACACCAGATGTTCCTTATGGAAACACCTTTAAAGTAGAGTTGCTTTACAAGATTGAACCTGTAACGGAGCCAAACGCTGTTGGTGAATCTTCTCGGCTGATTATATCGTGGGGTATTCAATTCAGCCAAAGTACTATAATGAAAGGTATGATTGAAGGAGGTGCTAGGCAAGGGCTGAAAGAGAGTTTTGAGCAATTTTCTGATCTCTTGGCTAAGAATTACAAAACTCTTGATCCGGCTGTTGTATTGGACAAGGAGCAGGTCATAGCAACAGTGCAGTCAGAGCAAAAGACAGATTTGAAATCAGCTTTTCTATACTTCTGGAGTTCCTCTGTCGTCTGTGCAGTTCTGTTGTCTGTGTATGTTGTGGTACATATGCTTCACTGTGAGCCCAGCAAAATCCAAGGAGTTGAATTCTATGGTCTTGATTTACCTGATAGTTTTGGGGAGCTGTTTTCTAGTGGGACACTAGTTCTTCTTTTGGAGCGTGTTTATATGATGACAGTCCACTTTATACAAGCTAGACTGCATCGAG GAAGAGACCAAGGAGGCAAAGCTAATGGTAAGGGATGGATTCTGACAATAGCTCTAATTAAGGGCACAAATTTGGCTTCGGTGGAAGCAACAGAGCTCTTTGATCCTTATGTTGTTTTCACTTGCAATGGGAAAACAAGAACAAGCTCTGTCAAACTTCAAGCACAGGATCCTCAGTATATT GAGGTGATCGAATTTGATGCAATGGAGGAACCACCGTCAGTATTAGATGTTGAGGTATTTGATTTCGATGGTCCATTTGACCAGGGTGTCTCCCTTGGGCATGCGGAGATAAATTTCCTGAAACTCACAGCGGATGAACTTGCGGACTTGTGTGTTCCTTTAGTTGGTCATCATGCTCAAGCGTCTCAATCAAAATTACAGCTGAGAATTTTTCTGGAAAACAAGAACGGTGTTGAAACAATGAAGGATTACTTGAGCAAGGTGGAAAAGGAAGTCGGAAAGAAG TTGAACATTCGGTCGCCACAAAAGAACTCCGCTTTCCAGAAACTGTTTGGTTTGCCCCATGAAGAGTTTCTTCTCAAAGAATATACATGTTACTTGAAGAGAAAACTCCCTGTGCAG GGCAAGCTCTTTCTGTCGGCTAGAATTGTGGCGTTCTATTCTAATATATTTGGACACAAGACAAAGTTTTACTTTCTCTGGGAAGATATGGATGACATCCAAGTGCTCCCCCCAACTCTTGCTTCCTTAGGTAGCCCTTTGCTGCTCATTATTCTGAAAAAGAACCGAGGTCTTGATGCAAAGCATGGGGCTAAATCTCAGGATGAGGAAGGAAGGCTTTGGTTCTATTTCCAGTCATTTGTCTCATTTGATGCGACTAGCAG GACAATCATGGCTTTGTGGAAAACGAGGACGTTAAGTGTTGATCAAAGAGCACATATAGCAGAAGAAGAATCAGATGTGTCAGATCCTTTCTTCTTGCCAGGAGATGTTGCAGTTGTTTCAGATGCCGATCCGTTACAGATGTCAAAGGTGTACGCATGTGATCTACCTGGCGAT GTAGAATTAGTTATGAAGATCTTCGGTGGAGGAGAAATGGAGCGTAAGATCATGGAGAAATCTGGATGTCTCAATTACGCGAGCACAACATGGGAGTCTAAAAAACCGGGGATCTACGAAAGACGGGTTTCTTACAAATACAATCACACTGTCTCTGTGTTTGGGGGCGGAGTTACCTGCTCACAACAGAAATCTACAGCTCCAAATGATGAAGGCTGGATCTTAAATGACATTGTAGCTCTTCATGATGTTCCATTTGGAGACAATTTTCGC GTTCATCTAAGGTATGAAGTGAAAAAAGCAGGAGTTGATTGTAAAACAAGCAAGTGTGAGGTCTACTTGAGGATCCGGTGGCTGAAACCAATAAAGTTTGAACAGAGGATAAGCAAAAGTATAATGGAGAAGTTCAGGAATCGATTGAAGGTTATATTTGATTTGTTCCAGAAAGAATCTGTTGCAAATTCGTCTTTGACACTTCTTTGA